In the Nitrospinota bacterium genome, TTCATAAGTTTGCTATTCCCGTTTTGACTGTCTCAACCCACAATTTTTCAATGGTTGTGTTAGTCATTGATCTAATTCCCCTCTTCACAATCTTCACAGAGACTAGGTTTTCCCGCAAATTTAATTTGTTGGCTAGTCCGAATGATTTAAACGTCCATGTATTTTCCAATTTTACAAAGAGTTATTTTTAAATATTGACGTTGGGAAAAAAATCTTAAAACGTTAGATCAAACTAAAAGAAGCATGCCCCTTTACATTCAGCTATACGCTTGACATTCAATATGTTTTGTTATATATAACGATATAATCGCTATGTATATATGAATATAACGAGGGTTGATGTCGTGTTGAAAATAGGTTTTAGCATGTGGGTGGCCATGTGGTTTTTAGTGATGCCCCAAGCAATTTGGGCGGGAGAGGTTCATGTCGCGGTTGCCTCTAACTTTTTGAGTCCACTCAAAAAAATTGCCAGGAGTTATAAGCAGGATACTGGAAACAGGTTGATCCTGATATCCGGATCGACGGGTAAATTATATGCTCAGGCCCGGAATGGCGCCCCTTTTGATGTTCTGCTCGCGGCTGATGATAAAAGACCTGAATTGCTGGAAAAGGAAGGTGTGGGTATCAAGCTGACTCGTTTCACCTATGCCGTGGGAACGCTGGTCTTGTGGAGTCCGGATCCGGTGGATGTGCGGGAATCCTTAATAAAAATGAAGAACGGTAAACTCGCTATTGCCAACCCGAAAACAGCGCCTTATGGCAAAGCCGCCCAACAGGTTTTGGAGCGAATGGGCTTATGGAAAAAAATGCGACCGTTTCTGGTTCAAGGGGAGAACATAGCTCAGACCCTGCAGTTTGTGGCCACCGGAAATGCCAAACTCGGTTTTGTGGCCAAGTCACAGCTGGAAGATCCAAAGCTCAAACTAAAAGGGAGCCAGTGGCAGGTTCCATTTGATCAATATGAACCTATCCTGCAGCAGGCCGTTTTATTAAAGCCAGGGCTTTCTAATTCTTTTGCTCACCAGTTCCTGGAATTTATGCGAGGCTCCACA is a window encoding:
- the modA gene encoding molybdate ABC transporter substrate-binding protein; the encoded protein is MWVAMWFLVMPQAIWAGEVHVAVASNFLSPLKKIARSYKQDTGNRLILISGSTGKLYAQARNGAPFDVLLAADDKRPELLEKEGVGIKLTRFTYAVGTLVLWSPDPVDVRESLIKMKNGKLAIANPKTAPYGKAAQQVLERMGLWKKMRPFLVQGENIAQTLQFVATGNAKLGFVAKSQLEDPKLKLKGSQWQVPFDQYEPILQQAVLLKPGLSNSFAHQFLEFMRGSTAKKIMRSYGYRFIEE